GCCGCTGCGCCCTTGGGACGCCAGACATGCTTGATGCGAGTATAGTCCACCGGCACGTTGGAACTGCCGCGCGCCTTGGAGTGGGCGGCGGCCAGCTGCGCAGCGTAAAGGATATCGGCCTGGGACAGCTCTTTGCCGCCGCTGCCGGTGCGGACCAGAACATGGCTGCCGGCGTAGCCCTGCGCGTGAAACCAGTAGTCCATGCTGCGGCCGATCCGGTGAGTCAGGGTGGCATTTTCCTTGTTGTTGCGGCCCACCAGCGCTGTCAGGCCACTGGGCAGCGTAAAGCGCAGGCCGTAAGGGACTTTCTCGGGCTTCTCGCTGCTCAGCTGTGCAGCCAGGGCTTCCAGCTCTTTCAGGCCAGCGGTGTCCAGCGCCTGCACACGGGCCTGCGCCTCAGCAAACTCGGTCCGCAGCCGTGGCTCGCGCTCGGCCAGCCGCTCATAGATATCCTCGCGGCGGCGGGCGCGGGTGTACCGCTTCTCAGCGTTCTGCACCGCACTCAGCAGCGGGTCAAGAGTGATGGTCACTTCGCTCTCGCCAGTCAGGTCAGGCAGGCGCACTTCGGCGCTGCCGTCGGGCACCTGGTGGCTGTAGGCCATCAGAATATCGGCCTCCAGGCGCTCCTGTTCGGCCAGTTCGATGCCTTCTTCGGCGCGGGTCACGTCGCTCAGCTGGTTGGTCAGCAGGGTCAGGCGCTTGTCCAGCGGGCCGATCAGCTCCTTACGCAGCTGCGCCGCTTTCTCGCTGCGGGCCGCCTCGCGGGCGCCCTCGGTCATCACCCCTTCGGACACGCTGGGGTCTTCCACCAGCGAGTGCAACGCCGCCAGGGCCTGCGGTAATTGCTGTGGCCCCGGCGCCTGCGTGAAGCCGGCGCGGCGGCCCAGCTCGGCGCTCAGCAGCGGGCCCAGCCCATCTACCTGCTCGCGCCAGCGCGGCAGCGGCAGGTCGTCCAGGCCGGCGGCCTGCGCCTCTTCCAGGCTCAGGCTGCGGGGGTCCAGCTTGTCATAAGGGGGCGGCGGCGTGTACTGACCGCCCGAGCGAGTGGTGCGGAAACGGTTGCGCGCCGGAGTGATTTCGCGGGCCGCGTGCAGAATACGGCCTCTGAACCCCTCCCCCTCTTCCAGAATCAGCAGGTTGGCGTTGCGCCCGGTCACCTCAAACAGCAGCCGGGCGGGCGGCACACTGACAAAGCCCTCCTCGCCGCCAAAATGCAGCTGAAAGACCCGGTCCAGCTTCAGCTGCTCGGCCCGCAGCAGGTCACCACGCACCTTGTTGGCCACCATCTGCTGAAAGGGGTTGTGCGGCTCGCCGCGCAGCCGCTCCCGCGAGAAATACACCACCGGCTGCGGGGGCCGGTAGCTGAGCACCAGATTGCCGGTGCCCTGCGGCATATCTTCCAGCAGTAGCGCTGCGGTCGTTTCGTCGGGAAAGACCCAGCCCAGCGCCCGCGCCGGCAGGCCCCCGGACAGGCCCCGCAGCACGCGGGCAAGCATCAAACCTTCCATAAGAGGACATTGTAGGGCAGGGGCCGGGCGGCAAAAGGCGGCGCTGTCCGGTCGGGTGGAGCTGCCCAGCCGCAGGCAGGCACAAAAAGAAAAAGACCCAGAGGCAGAGCCCTGGGTCCTTCCCGTCTTGCTCGTCAGTCGCCTGACAGCGTGTGGCTGGTTACCAGAAGTTACCCAGACGGAAGTAGAACTGGCCGTTGCTGGTCTGGGGGTTGTAGCCGTAGTCGAAGCGCAGCGGCGGCAGCTGGAAGTTGCCCAGCCCCAGGTCAAGCTGGACACCCGCGCCCACGCCGTAGTTCAGCTTGAAGGGATCCTTATCGCCCCAGGCGTCGCCGGCGTCAGCGAACAGCACGCCGTACACGCCACGGGCCGGGCCCAGGTTGATGTTCAGGTCACGGCGGTACTCGGCCGAGGTGGTGAAGTAGTTGGAGCCGAACAGCGAACCGTTTTCCACACCGCGCAGCTGACGCGAGAAGGAGCCGCTGTTGCCGCCGCCCACCCGGAAGCCGGTGCCGACCGGGGTGTCACCGACCATGGTGCCGGCGTTGGCACGCACCGCCACCACCTGCTGGGGGGTCTGCTCACCGGTAGGCTTCTGCACGGTGTCGCCCAGGTTGAAGTAGGTGCGGGTGCCCGATTCCACCTCGAACCAGTTGACGCGGTTGTCACCCACCGCACCGAAGTTGTACGAGCCGTTCAGGTCGCCGCGCCAGCCCTTGCTGGGGAAGGCGAAGGAATCGGCGTTGTCGTAGTTCACGCGGCCGTTCAAGCTGGTGGTCAGGCTCTTCTGGGGCAGCAGAGCGTTCGCCTGAGCGTCGGTCAGGGCGCAGGGGCGGCGCAGCTGCTCGATCAGGGCGGTGTCGGTCCGGTTGGCCTTGACCGGAGCGTTGTTGCAGTCGATCCAGTACTGGGTATCACCCTCGACCTTGTAAGGCGTCCGGACGTCGTTGTCGCGGATCTTGCCTTCCAGGAAATAATTCTGCTGGGTCACGCCCACACCCACGCCGGCGGTGATTTCATCGGTCAGGTGACGGCTGAGATCCACTCCGAAAGTGTTGTTGCGAACGGTGTAGTCGCGGCCGGTATCCTGCTGCACCTTGCCGCTGCCGTTGGGGTCATCGCGTTCCTGGAAGATGGCCTGGTTGGCGGCCACCGTGCTGCTCACGCCGGCGCTCAGGCTGGTGCGGTTTTCACGGAAGTCTAGGAAGTCGAGGTCCAGCCAGGGAATGGTGTAGTTGGCCGAGCCGAACCAGTTCTGGCCGGCGTCGTTCTGCTGGGCGCCCAGGCTGATAGAACCGTTGTGGCCCAGACCGAACACGTTGGGGTTGCTGTAGCCGACTTCGCCGTTCCAGCCGCCCTGCAGGCTGTCGTAGCCCAGCGAAAGCTGCAGCGGAATGCCGGTGTCGGCTTCGGCCACCGTCAGCACGTAGGTGATGGCTTCGGGGTTCTGGGGGTCGGTGCGGGTTTCCTGGCTGACCAGCTGCACGTATCCCAGGCGGCTGATGCGGCCTAGGCCCTCGCGCAGCTGATTGGCGTTGAACAGCTGACCCGGCTTGGGCAGCTCGCGCAGAATCACGCGGTCCTCGGTGCGGTGTTCGCCCTTCCAGTTCAGCTCATAGCCGGCCAGGGTCACTTCGCGGACATTGAACACCAGCACGCCGTTTTCAAACTGCACGGCGTCCCGGGTGCTGATCTCGTAGCCCTGGGCACGGTACAGGTCACGCATCCGGACAAAGTTGTCCTGGGCCAGCTGCGGGCTGAACACGTCACCTTCCTTGATGGTCAGCGCGGCGCGCAGCTGCTCGGCAGTCAACCGGGTGTTGCCACGAATCTCAATACGCTGGATAGGCGCCGTCACCACGTTGGCGCTGCCGAAGTACACCACCACCTGATTGAGGTTCTGGGGGTTGGCCTGCAGCGCAAAGCCCACCGGCTTGCCGGTGCGGTTGGACAGGGTGCGCACGTCTTCTTGCAGATCGGCGGCGCGGACCGGCTGGCCCGAGCGGGTCCGCAGGCCCTGCAGCACGGCGGCGTCCACATTGCCCAGGTTACTGGTATCCAAGCGGGTCACGCGGCCTTCCACGACTTGCACGGTCAGCAGGCCGCCGTCCAGAGTGGTCTTGGCAACTTCCACACCGGCGTGCAGGTAGCCGGCTTCTTCGTACAGAGCCTGCACCTGCGACACGGCGCGGTAGTAGGACTCGGGGGTGAACTTGCCCGACTGCTGCAGCGGCCGGAAGATGTTCTCGACGCGGGCGCGGTCCAGCAGGGTCACGCCCTGCACACGCACAGCGCGGATGGGAGCGGTTTCATCCACCAAGAAGCGCACGGTCACGGTGCCGTCGTTGGCCGGCGCGGTCTGCACCGTCACCTTGGGAACGAAAGGAAAGCCTTCGGAGCGGTAGTTGTCCAGCAGGGCGTTCTTGGCCTGCTCCAGGCGGGCGGTGTTCAGCGCGGCGCCGGGGGCGATGTTCAGCATGTCGGCGATGCTCTTTTTGAAAGCGTCGGCCGACAGGTAGGTCAGGCCGGTGGCTTCCACGCTGCCGATGGTCGCGTTGGGCACCACGTCAATCACCAGCACGCTGCGGCCCGAGCGCTGCTCGATGCGCGGGGTGGCCGCCGAGAAGTAGCCCGAGTTCAGCACGCTCTGGCGCACCTGATCCAGGTTCACGCCCGAGACCGGGGCGCCGGGCTGCACGTTCAGGGTGGCCCGCACAAAGTTGGCCAGCAGTTCGGTGGTGCCGTTCACGACCACTTCCGACACGGTGCCGGCCGGCTGCGCTGCGGCAGGCCGAGCAGAGGCAGGCTGCGCGGCAGGGGCCGGCGCACGCACCGGAGCGGCCGTCTGGGCCAGGGCCGGCGCGGCGGCGCCAAGCGCCAGGGTCAACATCAGCGTATGGGTTCGCATATGACCTTCAGTTTGCCATAACGCTTCAAGGAAAGATGAATCCGGCCGTGAAGCGGCCGTGAAAAGTGTGAAATTGTCATCAGGCTGTGATCAGCCGGCAGCGACCCATGCGTTCAGGACGGCAGAGTCAGGTCAGCGGCCAGACCAGCGGAACGATCACGATGGTCAGCAGGAAAGTGATCAGCGAAAGGCCCCCGCCTACCCGCAGAAAGTCGGCAAAGCGGTAGTGCCCCGGGCCGTACACCAGCATGCAGCTGGGTTCCAGCGGCGTGAGATACGAGTTGCTGGCCGCCAGCGTTACCGCGATGGCGAAAGGGCGCGGGTCGTAGCCCAGCGCGCCGGCGATGCTCACCGCCAGCGGCAGCATCACCAGGGCCGCCGCCTGATTGCTCATGGGCTGGGTCAGAATCAGGGTAAAGAGGTATACGCCCGCCAGCACGCCCACCCCGCCCAGCGGCTGCAGCACCCCGGACATCCAGCCGGCAATCAGTTCAGCCGCGCCGCTCGACTGAAACGCGCCTCCGAACGCCAGCATGGCAGCCACCAGCACCAGCACCGGCCACTCGACCGCGCGGTAGGCCTCGGCGGGGCTGATCAGCCGCAGCGCCAGCGCCAGCGCCACAGCCGTGATCAGCGCAGCCACCAGCGGCACGGCGCCGGTGCCGGCCAGCAGCAGGGCACCCACGAACAGACCAGCAGCCAGTGGCGCTTTGGACTGGTCACGCTGCTGCTCGGTCAGGTCACTCAGCACGGCGAACGTATCGCCCAAGTTGCGCACCCGCGACTCGGTGCCCTGAATCAGCAACACGTCGCCGCCGCGTATTCGCAGGCTACCCAGCCGCTCCATGGTTTTCTCGCGGCGGTGCAGCGCCAGCACGCTCAGGCCATAGCGTTCGCGGAAACGGGCCTCGCGCAGGGTGCGCCCGGTCAATTCGTTGCCAGGCATCACCACTGCTTCGACCAGCCGGGCTTCGGAATCCAGGCCGCTCAGCGAGAGCTTTTCCTCCGAGCGGCTGACCAGCCCCAGCCCCGCTTTGGCGGCCAGCAGCCCTTCCGAGTCACTCTCCAGGGCCAGGGTATCACCCTGCTCTATCTGGAAATTCGCGTCCGGGGCGTAGCTGGTGCGGCCGCCGCGGCGCACCGCCACCACCGTCAGGCCGTGGTCGCGGCCCAGCGCGGCGCCGGCCAGGGTCTGCCCGATCAGGGGGCTGCCCTCGGCGACCGTGAGGTCCGAGATATAGGCCCGCACCTCCTGTTCCAGCTCCGAGTCGCGCTCGGGCAGCAGCCGTGGGGCCACATAAAAGAGGTACAGCAACCCGGCCACTGCGCCGGGCACGCCCACCCAGGCAAGCTCGAAAAAGCCCAGGCGGTCCAGCCCCAGCTTGGGCATGAAACCCGCCACCACCAGATTGGTGCTGGTACCGATCAGGGTGACCGAGCCGCCCAGAATAGACGCGAAGGCCAGCGGCATCATCACCCGGCTGGCCGGCGTGCCGGTGCGCCGCACCAGAGCGTGCATCACCGGCAAAAAGACTGCGGTGGTGGCGGTGTTGCTGGTCACGGTGCTGACTGCCGTGACTCCGGCCAGCAGCCGCCGGATCAGGCCCTGGCCCTGCTGCGGCGACTGTACGCTCCCCGCGCCGCGGGGACCCGAGGACCCGGTCAGCCGCTGCACCAGCCAGCCGATCACGCCGGTCCGCATCAGAACCCGTGCCAGGATAAACAGCGACGCCAGCGTCAGCACCGTGGTGTCGCCGAACCCGGCCAGCGCCTCGGCAGGGGTCAGCAACCCGGTCAGCATCAGGGCGGCGATCAGGAGCAGCGCGGTCACATCTACCGGAAACCACTCGGTAGCGAACAGCACCAGCAACAAGACCAGCAGGATCAGAATGATGCCGATGGGTTCCATTGCGGGTCAGTGTAGAGCAGTTGCCGCAGACCCGGTGCACCCTGACAGGGGCGGGGGCCATGTTTCGCCGGCGCCCCCACCGACCTTAAGACTGGCGGCCGGGATCTTCCTCTGCCTGGGCATCTTCCGGACGCAGCCAGAAGGCCAGCGCCTGCAAGGCATCGGCGGCGGCCAGCAGAAAGACACCACCCGCCGCGCCGGCCACCAGCAGCCACAGGCCTGAAGCGGCGGCCCCGTGCCGCAGGTAATAGACCATCAGGACCAGGGCGGTCAACAGTAGCAGCGCTGCCATCAGCCGCAGCCGCGCCGGCCAGACCGATAAATCGGGCATGCCCGCTGCGTCAGAGAGAGCCGGGAGGCGCAGGGCAGGCCGGTTCCTGGCAGGCGCAGGAGCCGGGCCCACTTCAGCCGGCACAGGTGCGGGGGCCGTCTGTGCCAGAGGTGCAGCAGGCGGGGCAGGCTGACGGGGCGTCTCGGCCTGGGCCGGTGCCGGGCTGACGGCAGCATTCCCTGCCGCAGGTGCGGCAGCCGGCGGCACATTCCGCAGCGCCTCGTCCATGCTGACGCTGGCCGGGTGAGCGGGGGTGGGCTCGGTATCGGTATCGGTATCGGTGCGGGCCGGTGAGGACGGCTGGACTGGCTGAGAAGACGGCGCAGATTCGGCTGGGGGCGCCAGCGGTGCTGGAGTCGCGTCCTGCTCTGGCGCTGCTGCCGGCACGGCGGCCGGCGGCGCAGGCTCGGCAGGAGCGGGCTTAGTGGGGGCAGGCTCGGTTGGGGCAGGGCGGCGCTGGATGACCCGCACCACCGAGCCCAGCCGGCCGCTGACCTCCTGCCCGAAAGAGCGTGGCCGCTCATAAGGCGCGTAGGGCTCGAATTCTTCAGCAGCAGGCGTAGGCTCCGGAGCCGGAGCGGGCACCGCCGGCTGCGCCCGTGGCACGCCGGCAAAAGGCGAAGGTGGGGCCTCGCCGCGCTCGCGTTCCTGTGCCCGCTTGGCCTGTGCCTTGGCATAGGCGGTAGCGTCGCGCACCCGCAGAAAAAACGGCTGCACCTGATCCGGGTCGAAGCCCAGCAGGCTGACACTTAGCACGGTGCCGGCCGGCGTTTCGACCCGCAGCATGCCGCTGTCGTCGCTGTGAATCCGGGTCAGGTCGCGCAGGCGAATCCGGCGCAGCAACCTCTCGTCGCGGTAGATCAGCAGGTCGTCCACCAGCATAAAAAAGGCGTCGTCCCGGATCAGGGTGGCTTCGGGCTTGCTCGTAATGCCCAGTTCTTCCAAGGTCGGCCCTATGCGCGTCATTGCTACTGCTCAGCTTAGCAAGCTGTCAGGCCAGCTTTTGCACAAAGGGGCCACAGGGCTCTGTTTTTACAGTTGCCCCCTCCCCCACTTTTCCCGCTCCCGCTTTGACCAGGCCGCGTAGATGGTCAGGCCGGCTGGGAGGAGCAGCCCCTTGGCAGCGTCCCAGAGATAGTCTACCCAGTCAGGCCAGGCTGGCCCGGCATTCACCGCCTCAGTGCAAGCAGGGTGCGGCTCCTCTGCCGGAGCCAAACCACCGAAATTCAGGATCCAGCCCACCAGCAGCACGACGGGTATTGCCCAGAGCAGCCGGGCTTCTCTCTGGCCACCAGCGCGCCCGACAAGCATGGCCTGCCAGCCGGTGAGCAGCGCTGCGCCCAGAGCCGGCAGAGCCAGCGGCCAGCGGAAAACCGGCCGGGCAGGCCACCGAACCCAGGAACACCAGGTAAAGCCAGGCCAGCGGCAGACTGAGGCAAGCCAGAGAAAGCGCGTAGGCCACCGTCCGGCTGAGTGCAAGCGGCTCAGTGGGAATCCGCAGGGCCACCAGAGGCCAGAGCAGCGCTGGCGCGCCCAGCAGACTCAGGGAAAAGAGTTCCATTCGCGCTAGGCCAACTCGCGCGGGCGGAAGGTCAGTGCTTCGGCGAGGTGGGCTTCCGCGACGTACTCGGCTCCGGCCAGGTCCGCCACTGTACGGGCCACCCGCAGCACCCGGTCGTAGCCGCGGCCAGTCAGCCCCAGTTGCCGGGCCGCCGCCCGCATAAAGTTCTCAGGGCCGGCGTCCAGCGCGGCGGCCTGCTGCAGGCTCTGCCCCACCAGGTCGGCGTTGCGGCTTTCCTGGCGGCGGTGCATCCGCTCGCGGGCCGCCAGCACCCGCCCGCGCACCTCGGCGGTGCTTTCGCCCTGGGGCGCCCGGGTCAGTTCGTCCACCGTGAGACGCGGCACCGTCACGGTCAGGTCAATGCGGTCCAGCAGCGGGCCGCTCAACCGGGCGAGGTAGCGGGTGCGCTGCACCGGCGTGCAGGTACAGGGTTTTTCAGGGTCGCCCAGGTAGCCGCAGGGGCAGGGGTTCATGGCGGCAATCAGCTGAAAGCGGGCCGGATACTCCACGCTGGCGCGGGCGCGGGAAATCACCACCCGGCCGTCTTCCAGCGGCTGACGCAGCGTTTCGAGTGCCCGGCGCGAGAACTCCGGGAATTCGTCCAGAAACAGCAGGCCCCGGTGGGCCAAGCTGACCTCGCCAGGTTTGGGCACGCTGCCCCCGCCAATCAGACCGGCGTCCGACACGGTGTGGTGCGGGCTGCGGTAAGGCGGCGCACCCAGCAGGCCACCCCGCGTCAGCAGCCCGGCAGCCGAATGAATCCGGGTCACTTCCAGCGCCTCGCTGCGGGTCAGGGGAGGCAGCAGGCCAGCGGCGCGGCGGGCCAGCATGGTCTTGCCGCTGCCGGGGCTGCCCACCATCAAGAGGTTGTGCCCGCCGGCCGCCGCGATTTCCAGTGCCCGTTTGGCGGCTGTCTGGCCTTTGACGTCGGCCAGGTCGGGGGCGTCCAGCCAGCCTTCCTGCGGCTGGGGCGGCGCGGTGAGTGGCAGTGGGGCCTGGGCGGTCAGGTGCCGCACCGCGTCCAGCAAGGAGGCGGCGCCGTACACCGGCACCTCGATCAGGGCCGCCTCCTCGGCGCTGCCGGCCGGCACCAGCGCGGGCAAGTTCAGCTCGGCGGCCAGCAGTGCCAGATTGACCGCGCCCGCCACCGGCCGCAGCGAGCCGTCCAGCGCCAGCTCACCGGCGCAGATCAGGCCGCGCAGGGCGTCCAGCGGTATTTGCTCCTGCGCCGCCAGCACGCCCAGCGCGATGGGCAGATCGTACAGCGGGCCTTCCTTGCGGAGGTCGGCTGGGGCCAGATTGACAGTGATGCGGGCCGCCGGAAACGGCAGACCCGAATTGCGAATGGCCGCCCGCACCCGCTCGCGGGCCTCGCTGACTGCCTGATCCGGCAGGCCCACCACCATAAAGGCAGGCAGGCCCGGCGAGACATCCACCTCCACCTCGACCGGCACGGCGTCCACCCCCACCAGAGCGGCGCTGCGAACGCGGGCTAACAACGGGAACCTCGGCGGGCGGGGGTCATGTGCCGCAGCTTAGCGAAAAATACCCGAAAAGGCGCGCTGGAATGTGGTGGACCAGCAGACTCGCTCAGCCGTCCTCAGCTCAGGCACAGGAGATGGATTCAGGCGCGGTGGGTGGGCTCAGCCGGCGCGGGTGTCTCGGCGGGGGCCGCATCTGCCACCGGCGTCTGCACGACCGGCGCCACCGCCAGGTCGGAAGCACGCAGCGGCGCGGGCTGCACCGGCGCAGGCTGGGCAGCTTCCGGCTGAGTGGCCGCAGGCTGCAGCGGCTGGGGTGCTGCCGCATAAACCACCTGTTCGCCGCTGGCTGGGGCGCTGGCAACCGGCGCCTGGGAGGCGGTCACGGCAGGCATCGGCGCCTGGGCCGGCTGGGGCTGCACGGGTTGGCTCGGCACAGTTTGGCTCTGTACAGGCTGAGTTTGCACGGGCTGAGTCTGAACCGGCGTTCCCTGGGGCCGGGCCGGCTCTTCCTTGAGGCTGTTTTCCAGCTCATCCTTGAGGCCCTGGGTGCCGCGCTTGAACTCGCGCACTCCCCGGCCCAGGCTCTTGCCCAGCTCGGGCAGCTTGCTGGGGCCGAACAGCACCAGAGCAACGACCAGAATGACCAGAATTTCCATGGGTCCGAGGTTCATACCCGGCAGTCTAGAGGGTCGGGCGCCCGACTCTGTGAGGGCAGCCTCTGTCGCGGGCAGCTGCAGAAGGCGGCTGTGCCGGCCGGCCTTCCTGTTTTATAAGGCTCTGCACTCAGTCCAGTACGGCCGGCCCCGCTAGACTGGACGCATGACCCTGGACGCCGTGGTGGTGGGCGCTGGCCCCAATGGACTGAGTGCAGCCATCACCCTGGCCCGCGCCGGGCTGAAGGTGCAGCTGCTGGAAGCGCACTCGCAGGTGGGCGGCGGCCTGAGCAGCCGGCAGTGGCAAGGCTTTACCTTCGACAACGGGAGCGCCATTCACCCGCTGGGCTACGCTTCGCCTGTGTGGCAGACCTGGCCGCTGCACGCTTTCGGGCTGGACTGGGTGCGCTCGCCGGCCCCTTACGCGCACCTGTGGTGGGACGGCCGGGCGCTGGCACTGCCGCAAAACCTGGACGCCGCTGCCGAGCAGTTGGGCCCCGACGGTGACCGCTGGCGCGCCCTGTTCGGGCCGCTGGTCGCCGCTCAGCCCCGGCTGCTGGAAGACACCTTGCGGCCGCTGCTGCGGGTGCCGCGCTGGCCGCTGACCCTGGCCCGCTTCGGACTGCCGGCGCTGGTGCCGGCGCCGCTGCTGGCCCGGCTGTTTCAGACCGAAGAAGCCCGGGCACTGTGGGCCGGCTTGGCCGCGCACGTGAACCTGCCGATGCGGACCCCCGGTGTAAGCGCCGCCGTCCTGATGCTGGGCAGCGCCGCGCACGCCGGGGGCTGGCCGTTTCCGCGCGGCGGCGCCCAGGCCCTGGCCGACGCCCTGGCCGACTATTTCCGCTTTCTGGGCGGCGAGATTCATCTGAATACCCCGGTGGCCTCGCGCGCTGACCTGCCGGCGGCGCGGGCGGTGCTGGTGGATTCCAGCCCGGTGGTCGCCCGCCGCCTGCTGCGCCGCTCTACCCCCGCCTACGACGCCTGGCTGGCCCGCTTTCGCTATGGCCTGGGCGCCGTCAAGCTGGACTATGCCCTCAGCGGGCCAGTGCCCTGGCGGGACCCGGCGGCCGCCCGCGCCGCCACCTTACATATCGGCGGCAGCCTGGCAACCATTGCCGGCGCTGAGGAGAACGCCGCCGATGGGCAGCTGCCGGAGCGGCCCTATCTGCTGGCCGCTCAGCACACCCTCTTTGACCCCAGCCGGGCGCCGGCCGGCAGGCACACCTTCTGGGTCTACGCGCACGCCCCGGCCGACACCGAGTCAGCCTATGCCGATACCATCGAAGCGGCACTGGAACAACTGGCACCCAGCTTTCGCTCGCTCGTCCTGCACCGCGAAGTCACCACGCCCCGTGACCTCGAAGCGTTCAGCCCGGTCTTTGTGGGCGGCGACGTGAACGGGGGCCGTTTTGACCTGCCGGGGCTGCTGGCCCGCCCGGTGCCCACGCCCACGCCCTACCGCACGCCCGACCCGCAGGTGTATCTGTGCAGTTCGGCCACTCCGCCCGGGGGCGGTGTACACGGCATGAGCGGCTGGCAGGCGGCCCGGGCAGTCTTGCAGGACCTGTTCCGCTAATCCACTGCCGGCACTCTGGAGGCCGGCGCTCCAAGCATAAGCGCCGGCCCACCCATTCAGGCAGGCCAGCGCCAGCAGCCTCAGAGCCGGTCTTTAAGGCCAGTGGAAATCTTGAAGCGCACCTTTTTTCCGGCAGGGATGGTGATGCGTTCAGTGGTACCGGGGCGCACACCCTGACGCTGGGCTGTTGGGGAGATACTGAAGGTGCCCAGGCCCAGCAGGCCTACGGTGCGGCCTTCTTTCAGGGCGTCCACCATCAGCGACACGGCCGATGTGACCACTTCACCGGCCTGCTTGCGCGAAAGTCCAGTCTGCTCACTGATACGGGAGGCCAGTTCGGCCTTGGCGACTTTTTCCTTGTTCATAGCTTCCTCCAGCAAAAGCCACGGGTACGGCAGCCCGGTGCCTGCGCATGGCCCGGCTGAGCCCGGCCAGCTTCATTTGGTCTTTGGCGAACCTTAGCACAAATGTAAAAAAGTTTACAAAATATCCACCCATCTGGGGGGGCGGAGGCTACTCAGCCAAAGGAGGAAGCGTGATGATACGGACTCGGCCGCTCAGACCGTCAAAGGTCCAGAGCCGGCCCAGCAGCGGCTGCCCGACGCCGCCCAGCAGCTTGAGAGCTTCAAGGGCCATCATCTGCCCCACCAGCGCCGGCACCGGGCCCAGCACGCCGGCTTCGTCGCAGCTGTCCGCCTGCGCCCCTGCTGGTGGGAAGACGTCCTGCAGGCGGCGGCCCTGTGCGAACACCGTCACCATGCCCGAGGTGCCACTAGCCGCGCCCCACACGCAGGGCAGCCCGGCCGCGTGCGCCGCGTCGGCCAGTGCATAGCGGGTGTCCAGGTTGTCGGTGGCGTCTATCACCAGCGACATTCCGTCTAGCAGTTCGGCAGCGT
This region of Deinococcus sp. Marseille-Q6407 genomic DNA includes:
- a CDS encoding phytoene desaturase family protein, with the translated sequence MTLDAVVVGAGPNGLSAAITLARAGLKVQLLEAHSQVGGGLSSRQWQGFTFDNGSAIHPLGYASPVWQTWPLHAFGLDWVRSPAPYAHLWWDGRALALPQNLDAAAEQLGPDGDRWRALFGPLVAAQPRLLEDTLRPLLRVPRWPLTLARFGLPALVPAPLLARLFQTEEARALWAGLAAHVNLPMRTPGVSAAVLMLGSAAHAGGWPFPRGGAQALADALADYFRFLGGEIHLNTPVASRADLPAARAVLVDSSPVVARRLLRRSTPAYDAWLARFRYGLGAVKLDYALSGPVPWRDPAAARAATLHIGGSLATIAGAEENAADGQLPERPYLLAAQHTLFDPSRAPAGRHTFWVYAHAPADTESAYADTIEAALEQLAPSFRSLVLHREVTTPRDLEAFSPVFVGGDVNGGRFDLPGLLARPVPTPTPYRTPDPQVYLCSSATPPGGGVHGMSGWQAARAVLQDLFR
- a CDS encoding HU family DNA-binding protein, which translates into the protein MNKEKVAKAELASRISEQTGLSRKQAGEVVTSAVSLMVDALKEGRTVGLLGLGTFSISPTAQRQGVRPGTTERITIPAGKKVRFKISTGLKDRL
- a CDS encoding HesA/MoeB/ThiF family protein, giving the protein MPAAHARRLTRPELRRYSRPLLVTEWQQAGAQERLAAARVLLVGAGGLGCAVAAALAGAGVGRLRISDHDTVDLSNLHRQLLFRTADVGRSKAELAAAQAQAINPFVRPEVVPALTPDNAAELLDGMSLVIDATDNLDTRYALADAAHAAGLPCVWGAASGTSGMVTVFAQGRRLQDVFPPAGAQADSCDEAGVLGPVPALVGQMMALEALKLLGGVGQPLLGRLWTFDGLSGRVRIITLPPLAE